The Planktothrix tepida PCC 9214 genome has a segment encoding these proteins:
- a CDS encoding BolA family protein: MITLNQVEAMIKSELPDALVQVQDLGGGDHLQAIVVSAEFEGKTLVKQHQMVYKAVKEAMATEAIHALALKTYTPQEWQKNSEVA, translated from the coding sequence ATGATTACACTCAATCAAGTTGAAGCAATGATTAAGTCGGAATTGCCGGATGCGTTGGTTCAAGTTCAAGATTTGGGAGGAGGCGACCATTTACAAGCAATTGTGGTGTCTGCTGAATTTGAGGGTAAAACGTTAGTCAAACAACACCAAATGGTTTATAAGGCTGTTAAAGAAGCAATGGCAACAGAAGCTATTCATGCCTTAGCATTAAAGACCTATACCCCTCAAGAATGGCAAAAAAACAGCGAAGTAGCTTAA
- the grxD gene encoding Grx4 family monothiol glutaredoxin, which translates to MTPEVTEKIENLIKKNKVFVFMKGTKLMPMCGFSNNVVQILNSLGVPFETCDVLEDYEIRQGIKEYSSWPTIPQVYINGEFVGGSDVMIELYQKGELQQLLEVALAS; encoded by the coding sequence ATGACTCCAGAAGTAACAGAAAAAATTGAAAATCTCATCAAGAAAAACAAAGTCTTTGTCTTTATGAAGGGGACAAAGCTCATGCCTATGTGCGGTTTTTCTAATAATGTTGTGCAGATTTTAAATAGTTTAGGCGTTCCTTTTGAAACCTGTGATGTTTTAGAAGATTATGAAATTCGCCAAGGGATTAAAGAATATTCTAGCTGGCCTACTATTCCCCAAGTTTATATCAATGGTGAATTTGTTGGGGGTTCCGATGTGATGATTGAACTTTATCAAAAAGGTGAATTACAGCAGCTGCTAGAAGTCGCTCTAGCTTCATAA
- a CDS encoding DUF6761 family protein, which produces MLQDTLTIRHYQKLTDALVEMWNRGYRYDDLRLYLDGYLAALRHTNTLEPYLISRLEEEATRYIYDPSNFEMPMPQPQVDYY; this is translated from the coding sequence ATGCTTCAGGACACACTCACCATTCGCCATTATCAAAAACTCACCGACGCCCTTGTCGAGATGTGGAATCGAGGTTATCGCTATGATGATCTCAGGTTATATTTGGACGGTTATTTGGCAGCACTCAGACACACTAATACTTTAGAACCCTATTTAATTAGTCGTTTGGAGGAAGAAGCAACCCGATACATTTACGATCCCTCAAATTTTGAAATGCCGATGCCTCAACCTCAAGTAGACTATTATTAG
- a CDS encoding response regulator transcription factor, which produces MGSACISIIEGNPHLRSLLGWHLQHVGYLVYQAADLHNGRDIFYAHQPNLVILDAELPEGNSLEFCQWLQQQRQSLILMLSARTTESDIVRGLRAGADDYLAKPFGMQEFLARTESLIRRSRTIVPPTTLDYGALKIDLVQRRVRLHSQLIELTPQEYSLLYVLAQACGEPLSRSELLRRAWPDSIDNPRTIDTHVLSLRKKVETDPRQPNLIQTVRNVGYRLNLEILKAETVRTARLNGKYPPIRVKTGSG; this is translated from the coding sequence GTGGGATCTGCTTGTATTTCAATTATTGAAGGAAACCCGCATTTACGATCACTCTTGGGTTGGCATTTACAGCACGTTGGTTACTTGGTTTATCAAGCTGCTGATTTGCATAATGGAAGGGATATCTTCTATGCTCATCAACCCAATTTAGTGATTTTGGATGCTGAACTGCCAGAGGGGAATAGTTTGGAATTTTGCCAATGGCTTCAGCAGCAACGACAATCGTTAATTCTGATGTTGTCGGCTCGCACAACGGAATCGGATATTGTCCGAGGCTTGAGAGCGGGTGCTGACGACTATTTAGCAAAACCCTTTGGAATGCAGGAGTTTTTGGCGAGGACAGAATCCTTGATACGGCGTAGTCGCACGATTGTTCCGCCAACAACCTTGGATTATGGAGCGCTCAAAATTGACTTGGTACAACGTCGAGTTCGTTTACACAGTCAATTAATTGAACTCACGCCCCAAGAATACAGTCTGCTTTATGTTCTCGCACAAGCTTGCGGAGAACCGTTGAGTCGTTCAGAACTATTGCGACGAGCATGGCCAGATTCTATTGATAATCCCCGCACGATTGACACTCATGTTCTGTCGTTACGGAAAAAAGTAGAAACTGACCCCCGCCAACCGAATTTAATCCAAACGGTTCGTAATGTTGGCTATCGTCTCAATTTAGAAATTCTGAAAGCGGAAACCGTTCGCACCGCCAGACTCAATGGCAAATATCCACCAATTCGCGTGAAGACCGGAAGTGGCTAA